A single genomic interval of Anopheles marshallii chromosome 2, idAnoMarsDA_429_01, whole genome shotgun sequence harbors:
- the LOC128707626 gene encoding innexin inx7: MLNTFSVLSPHLKFKYKFVTIDNLAFKFHYRATFIMLLVCTLLVTSRQYIGEHIRCITGGSIPEHVINTFCFFTTTFTVIRHYNESMLQDGVLPHPGVGPMYTEDPVKHHAYYQWVPFILFLQALTFYAPHMLWRMNEGGRLKNLVDGLHMAHLSEHYTAKANITIGPKYTLLSRDTVDAKLQTVKREFSNHFMVQRHWASRHIFCEVLNLLNCILQIVFTNIFLGRQFWNLGPAFIQEDFKGTMDVLDTVFPKVTKCHFYKYGPTGSIQKHDALCIMALNVINEKIFTFLWFWYVVLFCVSVLAILWRILTLTLHNRSFKFTALILSFASPGRLNPQDVEIITKRLRFTEWLFLYYLAKNMDAHLFRKVLRQITDELRQPAEDELDDQGIDMVDGGHDDSDIAMVKLRYEDDHKKA; this comes from the exons ATGCTTAATACGTTTTCCGTGCTTTCGCCACACCTTAAGTTTAAGTACAAGTTCGTTACGATCGACAATTTGGCGTTTAAGTTCCATTATCGGGCCACTTTTATTATGCTGCTAGTGTGTACCCTGCTAGTGACATCCAG ACAGTACATTGGAGAGCACATCCGGTGTATTACGGGTGGCTCTATACCGGAGCATGTCATCAACACGTTCTGCTTCTTCACCACCACGTTCACCGTCATACGACACTACAACGAATCGATGCTGCAGGATGGAGTGCTGCCACATCCGGGCGTCGGACCGATGTACACCGAAGATCCGGTGAAGCACCATGCCTACTACCAGTGGGTTCCGTTCATTCTATTCCTGCAGGCACTAACGTTCTATGCCCCACATATGCTGTGGCGTATGAACGAAG GTGGTCGGTTGAAGAATCTCGTCGATGGCTTACACATGGCGCACCTCAGCGAGCACTATACGGCCAAAGCGAACATTACGATTGGTCCGAAGTATACGCTTCTGTCGCGGGACACCGTCGATGCGAAACTGCAAACGGTCAAGCGCGAGTTTTCTAACCACTTTATGGTCCAGCGGCACTGGGCCTCACGCCACATCTTCTGCGAGGTGCTGAATCTCCTCAACTGCATACTGCAGATCGTGTTTACCAACATCTTTCTCGGCCGCCAATTCTGGAACCTTGGCCCGGCCTTCATACAGGAAGATTTTAAAGGCACGATGGATGTGCTCGATACCGTCTTCCCGAAGGTGACCAAGTGCCACTTCTACAAGTACGGTCCGACTGGATCGATCCAGAAACACGACGCCCTGTGCATAATGGCGCTGAACGTAATTAATGAGAAGATTTTCACCTTCCTGTGGTTTTGGTACGTGGTGCTGTTCTGCGTTTCCGTGCTGGCCATTCTATGGCGCATACTAACATTAACCCTGCACAACAG ATCGTTCAAGTTCACGGCACTGATCCTGTCGTTCGCCAGTCCAGGACGGTTAAATCCGCAGGATGTGGAGATTATTACCAAAAGGTTGCGGTTCACCGAATGGCTGTTCCTATACTATCTGGCCAAAAACATGGACGCCCATCTGTTTCGCAAGGTGTTGCGTCAGATAACGGATGAGCTAAGACAACCGGCCGAGGACGAACTGGACGATCAGGGCATCGATATGGTCGATGGTGGACATGACGATAGTGATATAGCGATGGTTAAACTGCGATACGAAGATGACCACAAGAAGGCTTAA